One Arvicanthis niloticus isolate mArvNil1 chromosome 13, mArvNil1.pat.X, whole genome shotgun sequence genomic window carries:
- the LOC143434254 gene encoding uncharacterized protein LOC143434254 codes for MPVRGLAAADYKVTVYMHATGDQPSIFAHALIDGDPPIIPPSFQQQRGLCTQSPTSPFSGVVVTGRQGTQASWDPGLCAPLPDTPPLSRAGRPPSGRPFTSVRGDRGPGRGPGSAAPGGQSTAVDSQSSSLPGRSPPPRPRAFFSLYHKYINYANYGHCILTKFETSPARPPPPPCKALPAPDPATHRSPKPSLPLPGCPRPRTRHSSPSPGHGAAAGAAARRQRSRSGSARLARPGATRDPPPPGPPAGAGRAERPWVAGHARAGTPGAGAARLEKERELGRHSG; via the exons ATGCCCGTTCGAGGGTTGGCTGCCGCAGATTACAAAGTGAcggtatatatgcatgcaactGGGGACCAGCCTTCTATTTT tgCTCACGCTCTGATCGACGGCGACCCTCCCATCATTCCCCCATCCTTCCAGCAGCAGCGGGGTCTCTGCACCCAGAGTCCCACCAGCCCTTTCTCTGGAGTGGTGGTGACAGGTCGCCAGGGAACCCAAGCGTCCTGGGATCCAGGGCTCTGCGCGCCTCTCCCCGACACCCCGCCCCTCTCCAGGGCAGGGCGTCCACCCAGCGGCCGCCCCTTCACGAGTGTCCGCGGGGACCGGGGACCAGGGCGCGGCCCGGGATCTGCGGCCCCAGGTGGGCAGAGCACGGCCGTCGACTCCCAGAGCTCCAGCCTCCCGGGCCGCAGCCCGCCGCCCCGGCCCCGcgcctttttctctctttatcataaatatataaattatgctAATTACGGGCATTGCATATTAACCAAATTCGAAACCTCCCCTGCCCGGCCCCCTCCCCCTCCGTGCAAAGCCCTCCCCGCCCCGGACCCCGCTACTCACCGGAGCCCGAAGCCCAGCCTCCCGCTCCCCGGCTGCCCGCGGCCACGGACTAGACACTCATCCCCCAGCCCGGGCCACGGGGCCGCGGCCGGGGCGGCCGCCCGCAGACAAAGAAGCCGGAGCGGCTCGGCCCGGCTCGCTCGGCCCGGAGCCACTCGGGACCCGCCGCCCCCTGGGCCCCCCGCCGGGGCAGGCAGAGCGGAGCGGCCGTGGGTTGCGGGCCACGCGCGGGCCGGGACGCCGGGGGCGGGGGCGGCCAG GCTGGAAAAGGAGCGGGAACTCGGACGTCACTCAGGCTGA